GGCTTGGGTTTGGCGCTCAACTTCCAGCCCTCACTCATCATGCTCAACCGCTACTTCAACAAGCGGCGCCCCATGGCCAACGGGTTGGCGGCAGCGGGCAGCCCGGTGTTCCTGAGCACCCTGTCCCCATTGGGGCAGGTGCTGCAGGACCACTATGGCTGGCGGGGTGGCTTCCTCATCCTGGGTGGCCTGCTGCTCAACTGCTGCGTGTGTGCTGCACTCATGCGGCCCCTGGAGGCGCCCCGGCTGGGTTCAGGGTCGGGGCCTGGGCCCCAGCGGCCGTCCCGGCGGCTGCTGGACCTGAGCGTCTTCAGGGACCGCGGCTTTGTCATCTATGCCCTGGCCGCCTCCATCATGGTGCTGGGGCTCTTTGTGCCGCCTGTGTTCGTGGTGAGCTACGCCAAGGACCTGGGTGTGCCCGACACCCAGGCGGCCTTCCTGCTCACCATCCTGGGCTTCATCGACATCTTCGCGAGGCCCACCGCCGGCTTCATCACAGGGCTCAAGAAGGTGCGGCCCTACTCTGTCTACCTCTTCAGCTTCGCCATGTTCTTCAACGGCTTCACCGACCTCACGGGATCCACGGCCAGCGACTACGGTGGCCTGGTGGTCTTCTGCATCTTCTTTGGCATCTCCTACGGCATGGTGGGGGCCCTGCAGTTCGAGGTACTCATGGCCATTGTGGGCACCCAGAAGTTCTCCAGTGCCATTGGCCTCGTGCTGCTGCTGGAGGCCATAGCTGTGCTCATTGGGCCCCCGTCGGGAGGTGagtgctgggggcagggtggcGAGCGAAGTGCCTCCCCTCCCTGAGGCCTGGCCAGGCCTCCAGGCAGTTCCCACACCTGCTCTTCCTGGGGAGGGTACTCACCATGGGGGGCTCTTAGCTGGAgggacccccccccgcccctgctcCCAGCCTTGTCTAGCCAGGCCACCGTGTACCTCAGCACATGGCCAGCCGGTGTCAGGAGAGAACATGGCCTCTCGCACACTCTGGGTCCCCCTTGGTTCATTGTGGGAGGAGGCCATGGGCTTGAGTCGTGGGGACAG
This window of the Balaenoptera ricei isolate mBalRic1 chromosome 20, mBalRic1.hap2, whole genome shotgun sequence genome carries:
- the SLC16A3 gene encoding monocarboxylate transporter 4 isoform X1; the encoded protein is MGGAVVDEGPTGVKAPDGGWGWAILWGCFVITGFSYAFPKAVSVFFKELIREFGIGYSDTAWISSILLAMLYGTGPLCSVCVNRFGCRPVMFTGGLLASLGMVSASFCGSIIQLYLTAGVITGLGLALNFQPSLIMLNRYFNKRRPMANGLAAAGSPVFLSTLSPLGQVLQDHYGWRGGFLILGGLLLNCCVCAALMRPLEAPRLGSGSGPGPQRPSRRLLDLSVFRDRGFVIYALAASIMVLGLFVPPVFVVSYAKDLGVPDTQAAFLLTILGFIDIFARPTAGFITGLKKVRPYSVYLFSFAMFFNGFTDLTGSTASDYGGLVVFCIFFGISYGMVGALQFEVLMAIVGTQKFSSAIGLVLLLEAIAVLIGPPSGGKLLDATHVYQYVFVLAGAEVLASSIVLVLGNFFCIGKRPEAATEEEHHKPPEDVRVDSREVEHFLKTEPEKNGEVVHTPETSV
- the SLC16A3 gene encoding monocarboxylate transporter 4 isoform X2 translates to MFTGGLLASLGMVSASFCGSIIQLYLTAGVITGLGLALNFQPSLIMLNRYFNKRRPMANGLAAAGSPVFLSTLSPLGQVLQDHYGWRGGFLILGGLLLNCCVCAALMRPLEAPRLGSGSGPGPQRPSRRLLDLSVFRDRGFVIYALAASIMVLGLFVPPVFVVSYAKDLGVPDTQAAFLLTILGFIDIFARPTAGFITGLKKVRPYSVYLFSFAMFFNGFTDLTGSTASDYGGLVVFCIFFGISYGMVGALQFEVLMAIVGTQKFSSAIGLVLLLEAIAVLIGPPSGGKLLDATHVYQYVFVLAGAEVLASSIVLVLGNFFCIGKRPEAATEEEHHKPPEDVRVDSREVEHFLKTEPEKNGEVVHTPETSV